One region of Mycolicibacterium insubricum genomic DNA includes:
- a CDS encoding response regulator transcription factor, producing MRRADGNPISVLVVDDEAVLAEMVSMALRYEGWDVHTAGDGASAITAARANRPDAVVLDLMLPDMGGLDVLRRLREQNPGLPVLLLTAKDALEDRIAGLTAGGDDYVTKPFSIEEVVLRLRALVRRTGVATEDSGAQIVVGDLVLDEDSHEVTRGGEQITLTSTEFELLRFMMRNSKRVLSKAQILDRVWSYDFGGRSNIVELYISYLRKKIDSGREPMIHTLRGAGYVLKPAA from the coding sequence ATGCGTCGTGCCGACGGCAACCCGATCTCCGTGCTGGTGGTCGACGACGAGGCGGTGCTGGCCGAGATGGTCTCCATGGCCCTGCGCTACGAGGGCTGGGACGTGCACACCGCCGGTGACGGCGCCTCGGCGATCACCGCGGCCCGCGCCAACCGCCCCGATGCCGTCGTGCTGGATCTGATGCTGCCCGACATGGGCGGGCTGGACGTGCTGCGTCGGCTGCGGGAGCAGAACCCGGGCCTGCCGGTGCTGCTGCTGACCGCCAAGGACGCGCTGGAGGATCGGATCGCGGGGTTGACCGCCGGCGGCGACGACTACGTCACCAAGCCATTCTCCATCGAGGAGGTGGTGCTGCGGCTGCGCGCGCTGGTGCGCCGGACCGGGGTGGCCACCGAGGACAGCGGCGCGCAGATCGTCGTCGGCGATCTGGTGCTCGACGAGGACAGCCACGAGGTCACCCGCGGCGGTGAGCAGATCACCCTGACCTCAACCGAATTCGAACTGCTGCGGTTCATGATGCGCAACTCCAAGCGGGTGCTGTCCAAGGCGCAGATCCTCGACCGGGTGTGGAGCTATGACTTCGGCGGCCGGTCCAACATCGTCGAGCTGTACATCTCCTACCTGCGCAAGAAGATCGACAGCGGGCGTGAGCCGATGATCCACACCCTGCGCGGCGCCGGCTATGTCCTCAAACCTGCAGCCTGA
- a CDS encoding DUF1622 domain-containing protein codes for MSTMSLVEIVGKWIDVIGVVIIAAGAVLAAGLAVGRTVRRTGDAYQTFRRQLGRAILLGLELLVAADIIRTVAVEPTLANVGVLAVIVVIRTFLSWSLELEISGRWPWQKKPAPEPDNPVPEPAP; via the coding sequence ATGAGCACCATGTCGCTGGTGGAGATCGTCGGGAAATGGATCGACGTCATCGGGGTCGTCATCATCGCGGCCGGTGCGGTGCTGGCCGCGGGGCTGGCGGTCGGCCGTACCGTGCGACGTACCGGCGACGCCTATCAGACCTTCCGCCGCCAGCTCGGCCGCGCGATCCTGCTGGGTCTGGAACTGCTGGTGGCCGCCGACATCATCCGCACCGTCGCGGTGGAGCCCACGCTGGCGAACGTCGGCGTGCTGGCCGTCATCGTGGTCATCCGGACCTTCCTGAGCTGGTCGCTGGAGCTGGAGATCAGCGGCCGCTGGCCCTGGCAGAAGAAGCCGGCGCCCGAGCCAGACAACCCGGTGCCCGAGCCCGCCCCCTGA
- a CDS encoding threonine/serine exporter family protein — MPLSRLRRLWHAVREETPPSVVAPGHCTDAEVAALLAALGVAMVEVVQPTQLVTERLHAVAARYTTSRVRIATLPTLLVIQVGADHNQMEITTRSTTQLDHAGRVDTIARLAAAGAIRPADAITELTHIRHLPHRFNAFVTVLGYAITTLGFGMIIDPTWASLWWHAALGLVVGTILAAGAAFPSLSAIVPTLAATTVTVLASWFIADAANDDLMRVIGPSLVALLPGLWLTVGAMELAGGSIIAGASRLMYGGVQLLLLVFGVTIGIAIAGMPPPQQKSAQLGPWSFYAAVLVIAIGLYFYLSAPRGSLLWLTAAIGIALIAQRVGADYLGASHSGAIGAALVVPFALLAAQIRTAPPMMVMVLAAFWSLAPGVLGFESLSERVTGGPADSAAVVATVAGIFAIALGTLVSWSVLNAIGSRRERVAEDSEDGDGLG; from the coding sequence ATGCCGCTGAGTCGACTGCGGCGGCTGTGGCATGCCGTCCGCGAAGAGACGCCCCCATCCGTCGTCGCGCCCGGGCACTGCACCGATGCCGAGGTCGCCGCTCTGCTGGCCGCGCTCGGCGTGGCGATGGTCGAGGTCGTCCAGCCCACCCAGCTGGTCACCGAACGGCTGCACGCGGTGGCCGCCCGCTACACGACGTCGCGGGTGCGCATCGCGACGCTGCCCACCCTGCTCGTCATTCAGGTGGGTGCCGACCACAACCAGATGGAGATCACCACCCGCAGCACCACCCAGCTCGACCACGCCGGCCGGGTGGACACCATCGCCCGGCTGGCCGCCGCCGGTGCGATCCGTCCCGCCGACGCGATCACCGAGCTGACGCACATCCGGCACCTGCCGCACCGGTTCAACGCGTTTGTGACCGTCCTCGGATACGCCATCACCACCCTCGGGTTCGGCATGATCATCGACCCGACCTGGGCGTCGCTGTGGTGGCACGCGGCACTGGGCCTGGTGGTCGGGACGATCCTGGCCGCCGGTGCCGCGTTCCCGTCGCTGTCGGCGATCGTGCCGACCCTGGCAGCGACCACGGTCACCGTGCTCGCCAGCTGGTTCATCGCCGATGCCGCCAACGACGACCTGATGCGGGTGATCGGGCCGTCGCTGGTGGCGCTGCTGCCCGGGCTGTGGCTCACGGTCGGCGCCATGGAACTGGCCGGCGGCTCGATCATCGCCGGCGCCAGCCGCCTGATGTACGGCGGCGTGCAGTTGCTGCTGCTGGTGTTCGGCGTGACGATCGGCATCGCGATCGCCGGAATGCCACCGCCGCAACAGAAGTCCGCGCAGCTGGGCCCGTGGTCGTTCTACGCCGCGGTTCTCGTCATCGCCATCGGTCTGTACTTCTACCTGTCGGCCCCGCGCGGTTCACTGCTGTGGCTGACCGCGGCGATCGGCATCGCGCTGATCGCCCAGCGGGTCGGCGCCGACTATCTGGGGGCCTCGCACAGCGGGGCGATCGGTGCCGCCCTGGTGGTTCCGTTCGCCCTGCTGGCCGCCCAGATCCGCACCGCCCCGCCGATGATGGTGATGGTGCTGGCCGCGTTCTGGTCGCTGGCGCCCGGGGTGCTGGGCTTCGAGTCGCTGTCGGAGCGGGTGACCGGCGGGCCCGCCGATTCCGCCGCAGTGGTCGCCACGGTGGCCGGTATCTTCGCGATCGCACTGGGCACCCTGGTCAGCTGGAGCGTGCTCAACGCGATCGGATCCCGCCGGGAACGCGTGGCCGAGGACAGCGAGGACGGGGACGGATTAGGTTGA
- a CDS encoding phosphotransferase family protein yields the protein MHVQNLDRVAQWMTEQGLGSGELHDVTEITGGTQNILLRFTRDGREYIFRRGPEHLRPVSNKVILRETRVLAALAGSDVPHPRLIAACDDTSVLGDAVFYLMEPIEGFNAGQGLPPLHAGSPDIQHRMGISMASSLARLHAVDHVAVGLADFGKPDGFLERQVPRWRAELESYAELDGYPGHDIPALDAVADWLQTNIPAHWSPGIMHGDYHAANVMFSPAGGDVVAIVDWEMCTIGDPLLDLGWMLATWRYPGEQTVLNNPLMDAPGLPTPDELVAEYATNTTRDLSALTWYTVMACFKLGVILEGSNARAAAGLASSAVGDHLHEATLRLFDRATALIQA from the coding sequence ATGCACGTGCAGAACCTCGACCGCGTCGCGCAGTGGATGACCGAACAGGGCCTCGGCAGCGGCGAGCTGCACGATGTCACCGAGATCACCGGCGGCACCCAGAACATCCTGCTGCGGTTCACCCGGGACGGCCGCGAGTACATCTTCCGCCGCGGCCCCGAGCACCTGCGCCCGGTGTCCAACAAGGTCATCCTCCGGGAGACCCGGGTACTGGCGGCGCTGGCCGGCTCCGATGTCCCGCACCCGCGGCTGATCGCCGCCTGCGACGACACCTCGGTGCTCGGCGACGCGGTCTTCTACCTGATGGAACCCATCGAAGGGTTCAACGCGGGGCAGGGTCTGCCGCCGCTGCACGCCGGCAGTCCGGACATCCAGCATCGGATGGGGATCTCCATGGCCTCGTCGCTGGCCCGGCTGCACGCCGTCGACCACGTCGCCGTCGGACTGGCGGATTTCGGCAAGCCCGACGGGTTCCTGGAACGCCAGGTCCCGCGCTGGCGGGCCGAACTGGAGTCCTACGCCGAGCTCGACGGCTACCCCGGGCACGACATCCCGGCGCTCGACGCCGTCGCCGACTGGCTGCAGACCAACATCCCGGCGCACTGGTCCCCGGGCATCATGCACGGCGACTACCACGCGGCCAACGTGATGTTCTCGCCCGCCGGCGGTGACGTCGTCGCCATCGTCGACTGGGAGATGTGCACCATCGGCGACCCGCTGCTGGACCTCGGCTGGATGCTGGCCACCTGGCGCTATCCCGGTGAGCAGACCGTGCTGAACAATCCGCTGATGGATGCTCCCGGGCTGCCCACACCCGACGAGCTGGTCGCCGAGTACGCCACCAACACCACCCGGGACCTTTCGGCGCTGACCTGGTACACGGTGATGGCCTGCTTCAAGCTCGGGGTGATCCTGGAGGGCTCCAACGCCCGGGCCGCCGCGGGACTGGCGTCGTCCGCCGTCGGCGATCATCTGCACGAAGCCACCCTCCGGTTGTTCGACCGGGCAACCGCTCTCATCCAGGCCTGA